A portion of the Acidobacteriaceae bacterium genome contains these proteins:
- the purB gene encoding adenylosuccinate lyase codes for MISRYSRPVMADLWSEQAKFSRWLQVELAATDALAVAGLVPTEAARELRQHAGFTVDRINEIEKTTRHDVLAFTTSVAETVQAAGSDAARWLHFGLTSTDVVDTAQALALVEASVLIRAGIVRLREALKTRAIEFQHTPTIGRTHGVHAEPTTFGMKMLLWYSEMGRNLRRFDLAAEDLRVGKLSGAVGSFGHLQPEHEAAILAGLNLEPALVSTQVLSRDRHAHFLATLATITSSLDKIATEIRHLQRTEVREAEEFFSKGQKGSSAMPHKRNPITCEQISGLARVVRANAQVGFEDVALWHERDISHSSAERVVLADSSTLTDYLLQKTATLIENLLVYPERMMKNLELTGGLVFSGQLLLELAQSGLTREDAYKTVQTHAMDAWENGKNFRELIYADPVISAKLNKETIDHAFDYTRQLANIDKVFARVLAAG; via the coding sequence ATGATTTCTCGATATAGCCGCCCGGTTATGGCCGATCTTTGGTCTGAACAGGCGAAGTTCTCGCGTTGGCTGCAGGTTGAACTGGCTGCCACGGATGCTCTTGCCGTAGCGGGACTCGTTCCCACAGAGGCTGCTCGCGAACTCCGCCAGCATGCCGGTTTCACCGTAGATCGCATCAACGAAATTGAAAAGACGACGCGCCACGACGTGCTCGCCTTCACCACCTCGGTTGCCGAGACGGTGCAAGCTGCAGGCTCTGACGCTGCGCGCTGGCTGCACTTCGGGCTGACCTCGACCGACGTGGTCGACACCGCGCAGGCGCTCGCGCTCGTAGAAGCTTCTGTGCTCATCCGTGCTGGAATCGTCCGTCTGCGTGAGGCCTTGAAGACCCGCGCGATCGAGTTCCAGCACACGCCGACGATCGGCCGCACGCACGGGGTGCACGCCGAGCCGACGACGTTTGGCATGAAGATGCTGCTTTGGTACTCGGAGATGGGTCGCAACCTACGGCGCTTCGACCTCGCTGCAGAAGATCTCCGCGTGGGTAAGCTCTCAGGCGCCGTCGGCAGCTTTGGCCACCTGCAGCCGGAGCACGAAGCCGCGATCCTCGCCGGTCTGAACCTTGAGCCCGCGCTGGTCTCTACGCAGGTGCTTTCGCGTGACCGCCATGCTCACTTCCTGGCCACGCTCGCGACGATCACCTCCTCGCTGGACAAGATCGCTACCGAGATTCGCCACCTGCAGCGCACGGAAGTTCGGGAGGCAGAGGAGTTCTTCTCCAAGGGGCAGAAGGGTTCGTCGGCAATGCCGCACAAGCGCAACCCGATCACCTGCGAGCAGATCTCGGGTCTCGCCCGTGTCGTTCGTGCGAACGCCCAGGTTGGCTTTGAGGATGTGGCTCTCTGGCACGAGCGTGACATCTCGCACTCGTCGGCAGAGCGTGTTGTGCTGGCAGACTCCTCGACGCTGACCGACTATTTGCTGCAGAAGACGGCGACTCTGATTGAGAACCTGCTTGTCTATCCCGAGCGCATGATGAAGAATCTCGAGCTTACTGGCGGCCTCGTTTTCTCGGGCCAGCTTCTGCTCGAGCTTGCGCAGTCCGGACTTACCCGCGAGGACGCTTACAAGACCGTTCAGACGCACGCGATGGACGCGTGGGAGAACGGCAAGAACTTCCGCGAACTCATCTACGCTGACCCCGTGATCTCGGCGAAGCTGAACAAGGAAACGATCGACCACGCGTTTGACTACACGCGTCAGCTTGCAAACATCGACAAAGTCTTCGCACGTGTTCTCGCGGCTGGCTGA
- a CDS encoding MarR family transcriptional regulator, with the protein MSNDTNELSAAFAPYLQDLAAFRFQLRKFLSFSEVATERTGIQAQQYQLMQVIASLPSDQQSSITYLAERMVLRHNSTVELVDRAERAGLVERRNDAKDLRRSLVVLTPKGDEILRALIAEHMQEVKRVGPELIHALQELINSETE; encoded by the coding sequence ATGAGCAACGACACGAACGAGCTGTCTGCTGCCTTTGCGCCGTACCTGCAGGATCTGGCCGCATTTCGTTTTCAACTACGTAAGTTCCTGTCTTTCAGCGAAGTAGCTACGGAGCGTACGGGCATTCAGGCGCAGCAGTACCAGCTGATGCAGGTGATCGCCTCCCTGCCTTCCGATCAGCAGTCGTCGATTACCTATCTGGCAGAACGCATGGTGCTGCGCCACAACTCCACCGTGGAGTTGGTCGACCGCGCCGAGCGCGCAGGTCTGGTGGAGCGTCGCAACGATGCCAAGGACCTTCGTCGGTCGCTGGTTGTGTTGACGCCGAAGGGCGACGAAATTCTGCGGGCCCTGATCGCAGAACACATGCAGGAAGTGAAGCGCGTTGGACCTGAGCTGATCCACGCATTGCAAGAACTTATTAACTCGGAGACGGAGTGA
- a CDS encoding chloride channel protein: MTPTAAARLRDYTADSRILYVSALAAALGAIAAAAAWALLMLIALATNLFYFRHWSFVDHDPWQATMHWWNIFIPVIGGLIVGVIARYLAPQVRGHGMPEAVETIVFGGGKVRPRVAVLKPIATAIAIGSGGPFGAEGPVIVTGGAIGSVLGQLLPMTDSERTVLMVAGASAGMAATFNCPMAAILLAVEILLFEWKPRSIVPVAIACVTAGAVRRLLLGPAALFAMLPSTKPVHHQQMLGALLIGIVAAFFAAFLSKAISFSEHMFHKLPFHWMWWPAIGGLGVGIGGLIFPEALGVGYSTLQVMITNGRFTAWHILLGVLIIKTLVWVFALGSETAGGILAPLLLLGGAMGATLGHAMPTMSAGSWVVVGMTSTLTAAIGCPLTSAMLALELTRNAGLMLPVLLACMAAYALSVLIQPRSMLTEALSAKGLHLSREFSVDPLETMLVSQAMHTSVFAMNQDARVQDAIDWMKTMEERGGTAWSHWQRIFPLVDTEGKLCGVLTRSQMLHAANAGDPQAPLLQFGQTEAQVISPFHTLKACAAAMASSKLTAYPVVSSDGKLLGVMTIDDLLKGRQQQSHRENSRARVLRLRWPFGSHEPIVEGAATVVPASRPIDDRAAAEAAADDELIGH, from the coding sequence GTGACCCCTACAGCAGCTGCCCGATTACGCGATTACACGGCCGATAGTCGCATCTTGTATGTGAGTGCTTTGGCCGCAGCCCTTGGAGCAATTGCTGCTGCTGCCGCATGGGCTTTGCTGATGCTGATCGCATTAGCCACCAACCTGTTCTACTTCCGCCACTGGAGCTTTGTCGATCACGATCCGTGGCAGGCCACCATGCACTGGTGGAACATCTTCATCCCCGTTATTGGCGGGTTGATCGTAGGTGTGATCGCGCGCTATCTGGCGCCTCAGGTTCGCGGACACGGTATGCCGGAAGCCGTAGAGACAATCGTCTTTGGCGGCGGTAAGGTTCGCCCTCGCGTTGCCGTTCTTAAGCCAATCGCAACAGCTATCGCCATCGGTTCCGGTGGCCCGTTCGGTGCAGAAGGTCCGGTGATCGTGACCGGCGGGGCGATCGGTTCCGTACTCGGCCAGTTGCTGCCGATGACAGACTCTGAACGAACCGTACTGATGGTGGCTGGCGCGTCCGCAGGCATGGCCGCGACGTTCAACTGCCCGATGGCTGCGATCCTTCTTGCCGTTGAAATTCTGCTCTTCGAGTGGAAGCCTCGCTCCATCGTCCCTGTTGCCATCGCCTGCGTTACAGCAGGTGCGGTTCGCCGTCTGTTGCTCGGCCCTGCCGCGTTGTTTGCCATGCTGCCGTCCACCAAGCCCGTGCATCATCAGCAGATGCTGGGCGCGTTGCTCATCGGCATCGTGGCTGCGTTCTTCGCAGCGTTCCTCAGCAAAGCGATCAGCTTCAGCGAGCACATGTTCCACAAGCTTCCCTTCCACTGGATGTGGTGGCCTGCAATCGGTGGCCTGGGCGTCGGTATCGGCGGCCTGATCTTCCCTGAAGCACTGGGTGTCGGTTACAGCACGCTGCAGGTAATGATCACGAACGGACGCTTCACGGCATGGCACATCCTGCTGGGCGTACTCATCATCAAGACGCTGGTGTGGGTCTTTGCGCTGGGCTCGGAAACCGCCGGCGGTATTCTCGCTCCCTTGCTTCTGCTGGGTGGAGCGATGGGGGCAACCCTCGGCCACGCGATGCCGACGATGTCGGCTGGCTCGTGGGTCGTCGTCGGCATGACCTCAACGCTTACCGCTGCAATCGGCTGCCCGCTGACCTCTGCGATGCTGGCGCTTGAGCTGACACGCAACGCCGGGCTCATGCTGCCTGTGCTGCTGGCCTGCATGGCGGCGTACGCCCTGAGCGTACTCATTCAACCTCGCTCGATGCTGACCGAAGCACTAAGCGCCAAGGGCCTGCATCTGAGCCGCGAGTTCAGCGTCGACCCTCTGGAAACGATGCTCGTCTCGCAGGCGATGCACACCAGCGTCTTCGCCATGAACCAGGACGCTCGCGTACAGGACGCCATCGACTGGATGAAGACGATGGAAGAGCGTGGCGGCACCGCCTGGTCCCACTGGCAGCGCATCTTCCCGCTGGTCGATACAGAGGGCAAGCTCTGCGGCGTGTTGACGCGCTCGCAGATGCTGCACGCGGCAAACGCGGGCGATCCGCAAGCACCGCTGCTGCAGTTCGGTCAGACGGAAGCCCAGGTAATCTCGCCGTTCCATACGCTGAAGGCCTGCGCCGCAGCCATGGCATCGTCGAAGCTAACGGCGTACCCGGTCGTCTCCAGCGACGGCAAACTGCTCGGCGTGATGACCATCGACGATCTGTTGAAGGGTCGCCAGCAGCAGTCGCATCGCGAGAACTCTCGTGCTCGCGTCCTGCGTTTGCGCTGGCCGTTCGGCAGCCACGAACCCATCGTCGAAGGCGCGGCTACGGTTGTTCCCGCCTCGCGTCCGATCGATGACAGGGCCGCCGCCGAAGCCGCTGCCGATGATGAACTGATCGGGCACTAG
- a CDS encoding glutaredoxin domain-containing protein, which produces MELLVYSADWCRDCRVAKQFLDTNNIPYREIDIETTPGAADEVIAQTGKRGIPQFVIDGKWVQPYRPGQGFLHEEMSELFGVGNK; this is translated from the coding sequence ATGGAACTTCTTGTGTACTCCGCTGACTGGTGCCGTGACTGCCGCGTGGCCAAGCAATTTCTCGACACGAACAATATTCCGTATCGCGAGATCGACATCGAGACTACACCGGGAGCCGCCGACGAAGTGATCGCGCAGACCGGCAAGCGTGGTATTCCTCAGTTTGTGATCGACGGCAAATGGGTGCAGCCCTATCGTCCGGGGCAGGGCTTCCTGCATGAGGAGATGTCTGAACTTTTTGGTGTTGGAAACAAGTAA
- a CDS encoding glucose 1-dehydrogenase has translation MSRRLDRKVAVVTGSGSGIGKAIAVRLASEGASIVVDFRNHKDEAQDTADRVAAAGSKAILVQADVSKLADTANLVQQAWAQLGSCDILVNNAGVEKEAEFCDVTEADFDMVLNVNLKGAFFLTQAFVRKLRDAKRPGRVVNISSVHEDMVFPKFATYCASKGGMRMLMRDLAVELGPYNITINNIAPGAIATPINDSLLNNPTEMKALLRNIPLGRLGKPEEVAGVAAFLASDDAAYVTGSTYFIDGGLIRNYHEQ, from the coding sequence ATGTCACGTCGTCTCGATCGCAAGGTTGCAGTCGTCACAGGTTCGGGTTCAGGCATTGGCAAGGCCATTGCTGTTCGTCTGGCCTCTGAAGGTGCCTCGATTGTTGTTGATTTTCGCAATCACAAGGATGAGGCGCAGGACACGGCGGACCGGGTTGCGGCAGCAGGCAGCAAGGCGATCCTTGTGCAGGCAGACGTCTCGAAATTGGCGGACACAGCGAACCTCGTCCAGCAGGCGTGGGCTCAGCTCGGTTCCTGCGACATCCTCGTCAACAACGCGGGCGTGGAGAAGGAGGCTGAGTTTTGCGATGTGACCGAGGCCGACTTCGATATGGTGCTCAACGTGAATCTCAAGGGGGCGTTCTTCCTGACGCAGGCCTTTGTACGCAAGCTTCGCGATGCCAAGCGTCCGGGGCGGGTCGTGAATATCTCGTCGGTGCATGAAGATATGGTCTTCCCGAAGTTCGCAACCTACTGCGCGTCAAAGGGCGGTATGCGAATGCTGATGCGCGATCTTGCTGTTGAGCTTGGTCCGTACAACATCACCATCAACAACATTGCGCCCGGAGCGATCGCTACGCCGATCAATGACTCGCTGCTCAACAACCCAACCGAAATGAAGGCTTTACTGCGTAACATTCCGCTGGGCAGGCTTGGCAAGCCGGAGGAGGTTGCCGGAGTTGCCGCGTTCCTTGCAAGCGACGATGCGGCGTATGTCACTGGTTCCACGTACTTCATTGATGGGGGACTGATCCGGAACTATCACGAGCAGTGA
- a CDS encoding DUF3175 domain-containing protein, producing MTTDSTKPGPGLFKKSAKTIAEGLSKKSVSPKGPGQAMQMLSFYENRGGKNLSSERTKTLEKAKDILREKEGKSPRESAKKTVKKTVKKTAKKTSAKSSSTKKVAKKTTKKGSR from the coding sequence GTGACGACAGACTCGACAAAGCCGGGTCCAGGACTTTTTAAGAAGTCTGCGAAGACCATCGCTGAGGGATTGTCGAAGAAGTCCGTTTCTCCGAAAGGCCCTGGTCAGGCGATGCAGATGCTCTCCTTTTACGAGAACAGAGGCGGCAAAAATCTTTCGTCGGAGAGGACGAAGACGCTTGAAAAAGCAAAGGATATTTTGCGGGAGAAGGAAGGCAAGTCTCCTCGGGAGTCTGCGAAGAAGACGGTAAAAAAGACCGTAAAGAAAACGGCGAAGAAGACTTCTGCCAAATCAAGCTCAACAAAAAAGGTCGCCAAAAAGACGACGAAGAAGGGAAGTCGCTAA